A single window of Nicotiana sylvestris chromosome 3, ASM39365v2, whole genome shotgun sequence DNA harbors:
- the LOC138887853 gene encoding uncharacterized protein — MASASNLQIIDPEDCPASAILQLESVAAEENKMLRLRILEMWDAWSNGREPPSAISGFTELIPRSGEVTNAPVPNPLIPCGHPLMMSNVPSMPSVVRPQMPVSRAPPILFSAAPVCTRAQPTLPWSYVEPPMFTFQGPQLQSEITYVTPYSFIQPPQYDLSGEQEKVVKNSEQEEMDRKIKSLEQSPKNMQGLSARRVSHTLTFLRGVGGKEELLMAYFGESLTGIASEWYIDQEITHWYVCNDMARDFVRRFQYNVDIAPDRNSLSKLKKKTIESFREYAVKWHEQAARVKPPIDESEMAMVFLQAQEANYFQNMMSSMGKPFAEAINIGEMVENSLKTGRILSHVAFKSTSSDVQNGSEGLMNRNGSKEGAMMVSNSKGASRSFS, encoded by the exons ATGGCCTCCGCAAGCAATCTACAAATCATCGATCCTGAGGATTGCCCGGCATCGGCTATTCTGCAGCTAGAATCAGtagctgctgaagagaataagatgttgcgtctccgcatattggaaatgtgggacgcatggtctaatggtagggaaccgccaagtgcaatctCTGGGTTCActgagttgatccccaggtcaggtgAGGTTACAAACGCCCCAgtgcccaacccgctcatcccGTGTGGGCACCCTCTAATGATGTCCAATGTTCCTagcatgccttctgtggttcgcccccagATGCCAGTTTCTAGAgcacctccaatattgttctctGCAGCTCCAGTCTGCACCAGAGCACAACCAACTTTACCATGGTCGtatgttgagcctccaatgttcacctttcagggtccacaacttcaatcagaaataacatatgtgaccccatactctttcattcaacctccgcaatatgatctctcgggggagcaagaaaaggttgttaaaaattCCGAGCAAGAGGAGATGGATCGAAAGATAAAGAGCCTGGAACAAAGCCCTaaaaatatgcaaggtttgagtgccagaagagtgtctcatactctaaccttt TTAAGGGGTgttggtggaaaagaggagctgctaatggcctattttggggaaagcctcactggaatcgcttctgagtggtatataGATCAAGAAATTACTCATTGGTATGTGTGTAACGATATGGCTCGCGATTTTGTCCGCCGGTTCCAATATAATGTGGATATCGCGCCCGACAGAAACTCCTTGtccaaattgaaaaagaaaaccatagaaagcttccgcgaatatgctgtcaaatggcatgagcaagctgccagggtaaagcctccaatagATGAAAGTGAAATGGCCATGgtctttctacaggcccaagaggcgaactacttccaaaacatgatgtcctctatgggaaagccgtttgctgaggctatcaaTATTGGAGAAATGGTTGAAAATAGTCTAAAAACGggccgaatcttgagtcatgttgCTTTTAAATCCACATCATCAGATGTTCAAAATGGTTCGGAGGGTTTGATGAATAGAAATGGGAGTAAGgagggagccatgatggtttcAAACTCGAAAGGGGCCAGCAGGTCATTCAGCTAG